In Fibrobacter sp. UWEL, one genomic interval encodes:
- a CDS encoding DNA repair helicase XPB yields the protein MNPNGAIIVQSNMEIMVEVDAPTYEAARDAIAPFTELVKSPEHLHTYKISPLSLWNAASTGLRAKEVLERLDSQSRYPIPQTVITEVEDYMGRYGLLRMKKDDGDNLIVESDDKYMFTEICKLKEVEPYIKEFIDDTHAIVDPERRGHLKMALTNAGFPVEDLAGYTVGDPLPIHLRDTMVCGKEFKLRDYQKEAAQVFYASGSEKGGSGVIVLPCGSGKTVIGIATMALIQTKTLILTPNISASRQWIREICDKTDLTPDMVKEYSGEVKEIGPVTVATYQILTQRKRAKKANEEVTEIDLEEGSEEEVKKELANFPLFSQQKWGLMIYDEVHLLPAPVFRLSTEMQATRRLGLTATLVREDHKETEVFSLIGPKKYDIPWRILEAQGWIATADCNEIRIPMEAEMKMKYALAPVREKITLASTNPEKTDIVQRLLKYYDKPDDRVLIIGQYIEQLENLSKVLDIPLITGKTPNKERDVLYAKFRDGSLKNLMVSKVGNFAIDLPDANVLIQISGTFGSRQEEAQRLGRVLRPKSDGGAAHFYSIVTQDSKEQEFAMNRQLFLTEQGYAYKIIKRGDWDILCRTPEELAARQ from the coding sequence ATGAATCCGAATGGCGCAATTATTGTACAGAGTAATATGGAAATTATGGTGGAAGTGGATGCTCCCACCTACGAAGCAGCCCGTGACGCGATCGCTCCTTTCACCGAACTGGTAAAGAGCCCCGAACACCTGCACACCTATAAGATTAGCCCCTTGAGCCTGTGGAACGCAGCATCCACCGGCCTTCGCGCAAAAGAAGTTTTGGAACGTCTGGACAGCCAGAGCCGTTACCCCATTCCCCAGACCGTCATTACCGAAGTTGAAGACTACATGGGTCGCTACGGCCTTCTCCGCATGAAGAAGGATGACGGGGACAACCTGATTGTGGAATCCGATGACAAGTACATGTTCACGGAAATCTGCAAGCTGAAGGAAGTGGAACCCTACATCAAGGAATTCATCGACGACACCCACGCCATCGTGGATCCGGAACGTCGTGGCCACCTGAAGATGGCGCTTACCAACGCAGGTTTCCCGGTAGAAGACTTGGCCGGCTATACTGTAGGCGATCCGCTGCCCATCCACCTTCGCGACACCATGGTGTGCGGCAAGGAATTCAAGCTCCGTGATTACCAGAAGGAAGCTGCCCAGGTGTTTTACGCCTCCGGCTCCGAAAAGGGCGGATCCGGCGTTATCGTTCTGCCTTGCGGTTCCGGTAAGACCGTCATCGGTATTGCCACCATGGCCTTGATCCAGACCAAGACACTGATCTTGACGCCCAACATTTCCGCATCCCGCCAGTGGATTCGCGAAATCTGCGACAAGACCGACTTGACTCCCGACATGGTGAAGGAATACTCCGGCGAAGTGAAGGAAATCGGCCCCGTAACGGTAGCCACCTACCAGATCTTGACTCAGCGTAAGCGTGCCAAGAAGGCAAACGAGGAAGTCACCGAAATTGACCTGGAAGAAGGTTCCGAAGAAGAAGTGAAGAAAGAACTGGCCAACTTCCCGCTGTTCAGTCAGCAGAAGTGGGGCCTGATGATTTACGACGAAGTTCACTTGCTTCCCGCTCCCGTTTTCCGCTTGAGTACCGAAATGCAGGCAACCCGCCGTCTGGGCCTTACTGCAACCCTGGTCCGTGAAGACCATAAGGAAACCGAAGTATTCAGCTTGATCGGTCCCAAGAAGTACGATATTCCCTGGCGTATTCTTGAAGCCCAGGGATGGATCGCTACAGCCGACTGTAACGAAATCCGCATCCCCATGGAAGCGGAAATGAAAATGAAGTATGCCCTGGCTCCGGTCCGCGAGAAGATTACTCTTGCAAGTACCAACCCGGAAAAGACGGACATCGTTCAACGCCTGCTGAAGTACTACGACAAGCCGGACGATCGCGTCCTGATTATCGGCCAGTACATCGAACAGCTGGAAAACCTTTCCAAGGTTCTGGACATTCCTCTCATTACGGGCAAGACCCCCAACAAGGAACGCGACGTTCTGTACGCCAAGTTCCGCGATGGCAGCCTGAAGAACCTCATGGTTTCCAAGGTGGGTAACTTCGCAATTGACCTCCCCGACGCCAACGTGCTGATTCAGATTTCCGGTACCTTCGGAAGCCGCCAGGAAGAAGCCCAGCGCCTGGGTCGAGTTCTTCGCCCCAAGAGCGATGGCGGTGCAGCACACTTCTACAGCATCGTGACCCAGGACTCCAAGGAACAGGAATTCGCCATGAACCGTCAGCTGTTCCTGACCGAACAGGGATACGCCTACAAGATCATCAAGCGCGGTGACTGGGACATCCTCTGTCGCACTCCTGAAGAACTTGCTGCAAGACAGTAA